In Montipora foliosa isolate CH-2021 chromosome 13, ASM3666993v2, whole genome shotgun sequence, one DNA window encodes the following:
- the LOC137983543 gene encoding dedicator of cytokinesis protein 9-like → MVKLLKVLNLVNVITVARFLPVILNQLFHILVVTENEDVSLNVVRVFVRIAAQLHKANRLEALKSYVKYVFVTELTVDNTKTIHEQLSKYLMSNLKPGADPAVVNDLMKLSWFFFEIFVKSMAQTLVQSDKLKRMNRQSWFPDSYNRCLENFLQALVPQIISRLKDQPQIAKEANFHLACFTKDCFTYLDRGFVFQMISYYSEQFKDSDTQMLEFKFEFLQVVCNHEHYIPLNLPLDVRALGGVHD, encoded by the exons ATGGTGAAATTGTTGAAG GTCCTAAATTTAGTAAACGTTATTACAGTCGCGAGATTCCTGCCTGTTATACTCAATCAACTTTTTCACATCCTGGTTGTGACTGAAAATGAAGACGTGTCATTAAACGTTGTCAG GGTCTTTGTTCGTATCGCTGCCCAGCTGCATAAAGCCAACCGACTCGAAGCCCTGAAGTCTTACGTGAAG TACGTGTTCGTGACTGAGCTCACCGTAGATAACACCAAAACGATTCATGAACAGCTGTCCAAATACCTGATGTCAAACTTGAAGCCTGGGGCAGATCCAGCGGTTGTCAACGACCTCATGAAG CTTTCTTGGTTTTTCTTCGAGATTTTCGTGAAGAGCATGGCACAGACGCTTGTTCAGTCGGACAAACTAAAG CGAATGAACCGACAAAGCTGGTTTCCCGATAGCTATAATCGCTGTTTAGAGAATTTTCTGCAAGCTTTAGTTCCACAAATCATCAGCAGACTTAAAGACCAGCCTCAGATTGCTAAG GAAGCAAATTTTCACTTGGCCTGCTTCACCAAG GATTGCTTCACTTACCTGGATCGTGGATTTGTCTTTCAAATGATCAGTTATTACTCAGAGCAATTTAAGGATTCTGATACACAG ATGCTGGAATTCAAGTTTGAGTTTCTCCAAGTTGTCTGTAATCACGAGCATTACATTCCACTCAATCTACCCTTGGACGTTCGAG CTCTGGGAGGAGTACACGACTGA